A window of Bacillota bacterium contains these coding sequences:
- a CDS encoding ABC transporter ATP-binding protein — protein sequence MLIRVENLKKVFATGVFRKRLVNAVDDVSFTISPGETLGLVGESGCGKSTLARVILGLIPPSGGRIFFHGQEITTASSAELKKVRKKMQIIFQHPESALNPRMKIYDSLVEPMRIQHLVNNHREEKKKASELIELVGLHKEHLSRYPHELSGGQIQRVVLARILSLQPEFIVADEPTSMLDVSVQAQVLNLFKEIQKKFNIAYLFISHDLEVIRWMSDRVAVMYAGGIVEIGPVEKVCENPQHPYTSMLVSAFFASENDVSKFARVTDFKVARYLSGCKFYSHCSKASNICKKRPDLKGVEKNHFVACWQV from the coding sequence TTGTTGATCAGGGTCGAGAATCTCAAGAAAGTTTTCGCAACAGGGGTCTTCAGAAAGAGGCTGGTTAATGCAGTTGATGACGTATCTTTTACTATTTCCCCCGGAGAGACTCTCGGGCTGGTGGGTGAAAGCGGCTGCGGCAAATCCACCCTCGCCAGGGTCATCCTGGGGCTGATCCCACCTTCAGGTGGCAGAATCTTTTTCCATGGTCAGGAGATTACTACAGCGAGCTCAGCAGAACTAAAAAAAGTCCGCAAAAAAATGCAGATAATTTTCCAGCATCCGGAATCAGCATTAAACCCCAGGATGAAGATATACGACAGCCTGGTAGAGCCGATGCGGATCCAGCATCTTGTAAATAACCACAGGGAAGAAAAAAAGAAAGCCAGCGAGCTAATTGAACTGGTAGGTCTTCACAAGGAGCACTTGAGCCGCTATCCCCACGAACTGAGCGGGGGACAAATTCAAAGGGTCGTTTTGGCCCGCATATTGTCCCTGCAGCCGGAATTTATCGTCGCCGATGAACCTACCTCGATGCTGGATGTCTCTGTCCAGGCACAGGTGCTTAACCTTTTCAAGGAGATTCAGAAAAAGTTTAACATCGCCTACCTGTTTATCTCCCATGACCTTGAGGTAATCCGTTGGATGAGTGATCGGGTTGCTGTCATGTATGCTGGAGGCATTGTTGAAATAGGACCGGTAGAAAAAGTTTGCGAGAACCCGCAACACCCTTATACATCAATGTTGGTGAGTGCCTTTTTTGCTTCTGAAAATGATGTATCCAAATTTGCCAGGGTAACAGATTTCAAGGTTGCTAGATACTTATCTGGCTGTAAATTTTATTCTCACTGCTCAAAGGCAAGCAACATCTGCAAGAAAAGGCCTGACTTAAAAGGAGTGGAAAAGAATCATTTTGTGGCCTGCTGGCAGGTTTAA
- a CDS encoding ABC transporter ATP-binding protein → MACLLSIRNLRTVFHTEEGLVKAADDINLDIAEGRTVGLIGETGCGKSVLGLSILRLLPRNASIEGKIYYKGQDILQLSEEQMRRLRGKEIALIPQSPSTSLNPVLKIGVQITEALQLHRKLTREKAEGVAVELLRFLNLPEPENKVKEYPHQLSGGMKQRVLAAIGIAGEPSLLIADEPTKGLDAIIRMQVIEVLRHLTKKTGATMLLITHDLKVAASLCDEIAVMYAGEIVEHGPAEQVLKHPGHPYTKGLLASLPDNGLKPIPGSSPSLVNLPAGCKFHPRCARVRNVCAEKRPPLIKTNGYLVRCMFVDQGRESQESFRNRGLQKEAG, encoded by the coding sequence GTGGCCTGCCTGCTCAGTATTCGGAACTTGAGGACAGTCTTTCATACAGAAGAAGGATTGGTAAAAGCTGCTGATGACATAAACTTGGACATTGCCGAAGGAAGAACAGTTGGCTTAATTGGTGAAACAGGCTGCGGTAAATCGGTGCTCGGCCTTTCCATCTTAAGGCTTTTGCCACGCAATGCCAGCATCGAGGGAAAGATTTATTATAAGGGGCAAGATATCCTGCAATTGAGCGAAGAACAAATGCGCCGGTTGAGGGGTAAAGAAATAGCCTTAATACCTCAGAGTCCCTCTACTTCACTTAACCCGGTTTTAAAGATCGGCGTCCAGATTACTGAAGCCCTGCAACTACACCGAAAACTGACACGAGAAAAAGCAGAAGGGGTAGCCGTGGAACTGCTGCGATTCCTCAATCTACCGGAACCTGAAAATAAAGTAAAAGAATATCCACACCAGCTCAGTGGCGGGATGAAGCAAAGAGTTTTGGCTGCCATCGGCATCGCCGGGGAGCCTTCACTGCTTATTGCTGATGAGCCAACAAAAGGCCTGGATGCCATAATCAGGATGCAGGTTATAGAGGTTTTACGCCATCTAACAAAAAAGACAGGAGCAACAATGCTGCTGATTACCCACGACTTGAAAGTAGCGGCCAGCCTTTGTGACGAGATAGCAGTAATGTACGCCGGGGAGATCGTGGAACACGGACCGGCAGAACAGGTGCTAAAGCATCCAGGGCACCCTTATACGAAGGGTCTGCTGGCTTCGCTACCTGACAATGGGTTGAAGCCTATCCCGGGTTCCAGCCCGAGCTTAGTAAATCTACCTGCCGGGTGTAAGTTTCACCCACGCTGTGCCAGAGTCAGGAATGTATGTGCAGAAAAGCGGCCGCCTTTAATCAAAACAAACGGGTATCTGGTGAGGTGCATGTTTGTTGATCAGGGTCGAGAATCTCAAGAAAGTTTTCGCAACAGGGGTCTTCAGAAAGAGGCTGGTTAA
- a CDS encoding ABC transporter permease, whose product MNGVVVKAQPRIYSLARLSRNRTAAIGLIIVLFLVFVAVFAPVLAPHHPYEQNLEKALLPPCREYPFGTDDLGRCVFSRIVFGTRISLQIGVTVTAITASIGVLMGLIAGYYGRLVDEIIMRLVDILLAFPGLVLALAIAGLLGPGLFNVMLALAVVGWMGYARVVRGAVLAVKEKEFIESAKAIGAKDLYILLRHILPNVSAPVIVMATLGIGYVILAAAGLSFLGLGAQPPTPVWGAMLNSGKAFMRTAPHLTIFPGLAIMITVMAFNFLGDGLRDLLDPRLKERKIE is encoded by the coding sequence GTGAACGGAGTCGTGGTAAAAGCACAGCCGCGTATCTACTCTTTAGCCCGGCTTAGCAGAAATAGAACAGCGGCAATTGGCCTGATTATCGTCTTGTTTCTGGTGTTTGTGGCTGTTTTTGCCCCTGTTCTGGCCCCCCACCACCCTTATGAACAGAACTTAGAAAAAGCCCTGCTTCCTCCATGTCGGGAGTATCCATTTGGGACAGACGACCTGGGCCGCTGTGTTTTTAGCAGGATTGTCTTTGGAACAAGAATTTCACTGCAGATCGGGGTCACGGTCACTGCGATCACAGCTTCCATCGGTGTGCTCATGGGCTTAATAGCCGGGTACTACGGCAGGCTGGTGGATGAAATAATTATGCGGCTGGTAGACATTTTGCTGGCCTTTCCCGGTCTAGTGCTTGCCCTGGCAATTGCCGGTCTTTTGGGACCCGGTTTGTTTAACGTTATGCTTGCCCTGGCAGTGGTCGGCTGGATGGGCTACGCGCGCGTAGTCCGGGGTGCCGTCCTTGCGGTAAAGGAAAAAGAATTTATTGAATCGGCAAAAGCCATTGGCGCCAAAGATCTCTATATCTTGCTCCGGCATATTTTGCCGAACGTGAGTGCGCCGGTTATTGTGATGGCCACGTTAGGTATTGGTTACGTGATACTGGCTGCTGCCGGTTTGAGCTTTCTGGGGTTAGGAGCGCAGCCGCCTACCCCGGTTTGGGGGGCAATGCTAAACAGCGGCAAAGCATTTATGCGCACCGCTCCCCACCTGACCATATTCCCCGGTCTGGCCATAATGATTACGGTGATGGCCTTTAATTTCCTGGGAGACGGCCTGCGGGATCTCCTTGACCCTAGATTGAAGGAAAGGAAAATCGAATAG
- a CDS encoding ABC transporter permease, with translation MLKYIARRLVLVIVVVLGVTIMTFSIMHLAPGDPAEMIAIARYGMEDLTREDIEQIRKAEGLDAPVYVQYARWLNHVVRGDFGRSLITGEPVLEEILIRFPATLKLALAAMIVSLLIAIPLGIVSAVKQYSLTDYLSMTGALIGVCMPNFWLGLLLILLFSVYLGLFPVCGYGGLKHIVLPALTLGSGMAAITTRLTRSSMLEVLKQDYITTARAKGLSEKSIITRHALKNAFIPVITVIGLQFGHLLEGTVIIETIFAWPGIGKLLVDSIFARDFALIQGCVLFFAVVFVIVNLLVDISYVYLDPKIRYEKEG, from the coding sequence GTGCTTAAATACATTGCCAGGCGCCTGGTCTTGGTGATTGTTGTCGTCCTGGGCGTCACTATTATGACCTTTTCTATCATGCACCTGGCGCCGGGGGACCCCGCGGAAATGATCGCGATTGCCAGGTATGGAATGGAAGATTTGACCCGGGAAGACATTGAGCAGATAAGGAAGGCGGAAGGACTGGACGCCCCTGTTTATGTCCAATACGCCAGGTGGCTGAACCACGTGGTAAGAGGCGATTTTGGGCGCTCTTTAATCACCGGGGAACCAGTGCTGGAAGAGATCTTAATCCGCTTTCCGGCCACATTAAAACTTGCCTTAGCCGCGATGATCGTTTCTTTGCTTATTGCCATACCTCTCGGAATTGTTTCCGCGGTAAAGCAATATTCGTTGACTGATTATTTGAGTATGACCGGGGCATTAATAGGAGTTTGCATGCCCAATTTTTGGCTCGGTCTTTTGCTTATCCTCTTGTTTTCGGTATATCTTGGCCTGTTTCCGGTTTGCGGTTACGGAGGTTTGAAGCACATAGTTTTACCCGCCTTGACTTTAGGAAGTGGGATGGCTGCCATTACCACCAGGCTGACGAGATCGAGCATGCTTGAGGTTCTAAAGCAGGATTACATTACTACTGCCAGGGCCAAGGGTTTAAGTGAAAAGAGCATTATTACCAGACATGCCCTTAAAAATGCCTTTATTCCCGTGATCACCGTCATTGGCCTGCAGTTTGGCCACTTGCTCGAGGGAACCGTAATTATCGAAACCATCTTTGCCTGGCCAGGCATCGGAAAACTTTTGGTAGATTCCATCTTTGCCCGTGACTTCGCTTTAATCCAGGGCTGTGTCTTATTTTTCGCGGTGGTCTTTGTAATAGTCAATCTACTGGTAGATATTTCTTACGTTTACCTGGATCCCAAGATCAGGTATGAAAAGGAGGGGTAG
- a CDS encoding ABC transporter substrate-binding protein, whose protein sequence is MKRFLVFSCLITVVLLAGCGKTTGSRKEPAKQEITVVSGKMFDTGIHPGGWGGCCSGAPHCLIYEGLLIFDVDGKKIPCLAESWEMSDDGRQWTFHLRRGIKFHDGTDFDCEDVKFTCEWNSKYGSKEWWRGFNRVECLDKYTVKLIFDIPRFTLDSELALTENYIMSSTTPLDDKGKVLKAIGTGPFKLVSWSKERAELERNDDYWGKKPRLEKVVVVAITDPQTTVLALEAGEIDAIQCSNLISEIPRLKSVSGLKMLTKLGVGTSILYMGTKNEPFDDLRVRKALNYAINKDAIVDNLLYGCAIKAEYMFSPGFGIYVNKGAKNPEYNPDMAKQLLADAGWVDSNGDGTLDKDGKPLSLTLTYSTDSADYPSVAEYLQHELGKLGIKLRINVVEYAKMRQILESGNFDLILTGQWYIPHDEPSNNYRAYFHSTKGTYHFLMDPQVDALIDQLDATGDREKRLDLHYRLQEEILKRYPVVYLYNYYSVIFAKDSVKGLEAPVHSRQYWKSLADAYIE, encoded by the coding sequence ATGAAGAGGTTTCTAGTATTTTCTTGTTTGATAACTGTCGTTTTGTTGGCAGGTTGTGGAAAAACAACGGGTTCAAGAAAAGAACCTGCGAAGCAGGAGATAACGGTAGTTTCGGGAAAAATGTTTGACACCGGGATTCACCCAGGGGGATGGGGTGGATGCTGTTCCGGTGCACCTCACTGCCTTATATATGAGGGACTATTGATCTTCGATGTCGATGGGAAGAAGATACCCTGCCTGGCGGAATCCTGGGAAATGTCTGATGATGGCAGGCAATGGACCTTCCACCTGAGAAGGGGTATCAAGTTTCACGATGGAACCGACTTCGATTGCGAAGACGTGAAATTCACCTGCGAGTGGAATTCAAAGTACGGCTCCAAGGAATGGTGGCGCGGTTTCAACAGGGTTGAATGCCTGGACAAATATACGGTGAAGCTTATCTTTGATATACCAAGGTTTACTTTGGATTCAGAACTTGCGTTGACTGAAAACTACATCATGAGCAGTACTACGCCGCTCGACGATAAAGGAAAGGTACTAAAAGCGATAGGTACTGGGCCCTTCAAACTCGTATCTTGGTCAAAGGAGCGAGCGGAGCTTGAGAGGAACGACGATTACTGGGGCAAAAAACCGCGACTCGAGAAGGTAGTTGTAGTGGCAATCACCGATCCGCAAACAACGGTCCTGGCGCTGGAAGCAGGAGAGATTGATGCTATACAATGCTCCAACCTGATTTCAGAGATACCGAGGCTAAAATCCGTCTCCGGGCTCAAAATGTTAACCAAATTGGGTGTCGGTACATCAATACTCTACATGGGCACGAAGAACGAGCCCTTTGATGATCTTCGGGTTAGGAAGGCCTTGAATTACGCGATTAACAAGGACGCCATAGTAGACAACCTTCTGTACGGTTGCGCTATAAAGGCAGAGTACATGTTCTCTCCCGGGTTTGGTATATATGTCAATAAAGGCGCCAAGAACCCCGAATATAACCCGGACATGGCAAAGCAACTTCTGGCAGATGCGGGATGGGTAGATTCCAACGGCGACGGCACTTTGGACAAGGATGGAAAACCTCTCAGTCTCACTCTTACTTATTCCACGGACTCAGCTGATTATCCATCCGTTGCCGAGTATCTTCAGCATGAGTTGGGAAAGTTGGGAATTAAATTGAGGATCAATGTCGTGGAATATGCCAAAATGAGACAAATCTTGGAGTCAGGAAATTTTGACCTGATTCTTACTGGTCAATGGTATATACCCCACGATGAACCCTCAAACAACTACAGGGCATATTTCCATTCCACAAAAGGAACCTATCATTTCCTTATGGATCCTCAGGTTGATGCTCTGATAGACCAGCTTGACGCGACAGGAGATCGAGAGAAACGCTTGGACCTACATTACAGGCTACAGGAAGAAATCTTGAAGAGATACCCTGTGGTTTACCTCTATAACTATTACTCAGTTATCTTTGCGAAGGATTCGGTAAAAGGTCTTGAGGCACCCGTTCACAGCAGGCAGTATTGGAAGTCCCTAGCAGATGCTTACATTGAATAG
- a CDS encoding ABC transporter substrate-binding protein encodes MRKVLKSIGLICCLIAISVVIFGCTGQKEEVKNELRIALPEDVRGFDPSTSGYTSGIWDIYSLLYDRLVIEDRNKKIVPQLAKSWEVSDDGLVWTFYLREGVEFSNGAKFNADAVKASFEFLKEKSICPVPLTKKIKSIEVVNDYTVKFVLTRPHAPFLADLTDMRYPILVLDNGRPVGTGPYVLKDWVKGKEIVLVKNKKYWKGIPKIDRIVFKIIPDPHTRLLALEAGEVDLITYYGSPNFKEELQRLQNNPNVTVDAIHNWKVGYHLVFNYKKGPFSDVRVRKAISHAIDAQKVKENIVGKYGIVGVAHLSPLSPFAKPGIEGYAYDLEKAKNYLAEAGWKDSNNDGVLDKDSEPLHVKLVITKDDIAAIAEMIQNQLQKVGAKVEIQVLERGAQQTAIEKGNFDLALFTRQYCSGADPHLHFRQIYRSGVDERYEYIFKNDKLDNLIDKLYTVLEPRERVKVYQKIQEILLENAAAVYLFYEDHVTLYNKRLKNFDPFSGELNTLWQAYLQK; translated from the coding sequence ATGCGTAAGGTTCTAAAAAGTATTGGCTTAATATGCTGTTTGATCGCCATCAGTGTTGTTATTTTCGGGTGTACCGGTCAAAAAGAAGAAGTTAAAAATGAATTAAGAATTGCTTTACCTGAGGATGTCAGGGGGTTTGATCCTTCAACCAGCGGGTATACATCCGGTATTTGGGATATTTATTCCCTGCTCTATGACAGGTTGGTCATTGAAGACCGGAATAAAAAGATTGTGCCTCAATTAGCCAAATCTTGGGAAGTATCTGATGACGGATTGGTGTGGACATTTTATTTAAGAGAAGGTGTAGAGTTCAGTAACGGAGCAAAATTTAATGCAGATGCCGTAAAAGCTTCTTTTGAATTTCTTAAAGAAAAAAGCATTTGCCCTGTTCCTCTTACGAAAAAGATAAAATCCATTGAGGTGGTGAATGATTATACCGTTAAATTTGTTTTAACCAGGCCGCATGCCCCATTTTTGGCTGATTTGACCGATATGAGATACCCCATTTTAGTTTTAGATAACGGGCGACCCGTTGGGACAGGGCCATACGTTTTAAAGGATTGGGTTAAAGGGAAAGAAATAGTCTTGGTAAAGAATAAAAAATACTGGAAAGGTATACCGAAAATTGACCGAATAGTGTTTAAGATTATTCCTGACCCCCATACACGGTTATTAGCTTTAGAGGCAGGAGAGGTTGACTTGATTACCTACTACGGTTCACCAAATTTTAAGGAAGAACTTCAAAGATTGCAAAATAATCCAAATGTTACCGTAGATGCAATTCACAACTGGAAAGTAGGATACCATCTCGTGTTTAACTATAAGAAGGGGCCGTTTAGTGATGTAAGAGTAAGAAAAGCCATCTCTCATGCTATTGATGCCCAAAAAGTGAAAGAAAATATCGTAGGTAAATATGGCATTGTCGGTGTGGCGCACTTGTCTCCGCTTTCTCCTTTCGCAAAGCCCGGCATTGAAGGCTACGCCTATGATTTGGAAAAGGCAAAAAACTACCTGGCAGAGGCCGGATGGAAAGATAGTAATAACGATGGGGTTCTTGATAAAGACAGTGAACCTCTCCATGTTAAATTGGTAATAACAAAGGATGATATAGCAGCAATTGCGGAAATGATACAAAATCAACTGCAAAAAGTTGGAGCAAAGGTTGAAATACAGGTTCTTGAGCGGGGAGCACAGCAAACGGCTATAGAAAAAGGAAATTTTGATCTTGCCCTTTTCACGCGGCAATATTGCTCGGGTGCTGATCCTCACCTGCATTTTAGGCAGATTTATCGTTCGGGTGTGGATGAAAGGTATGAATATATATTCAAAAACGATAAGTTGGATAATTTAATAGACAAGTTGTATACCGTATTAGAACCTCGAGAGCGTGTAAAGGTTTACCAGAAGATTCAAGAAATACTTTTGGAGAATGCGGCGGCAGTCTACTTGTTTTATGAAGATCACGTGACCCTTTACAATAAGCGGTTAAAGAACTTCGACCCTTTTTCAGGTGAGCTTAATACGCTGTGGCAGGCGTATTTGCAAAAGTAA
- a CDS encoding methyltransferase domain-containing protein translates to MLKEKLLNFEPPVDGNPLVEMARGYQESLLLHQAFKTGVFDALADGPKNAETVAREIGGVPERVVLLLDALAALELIEKRGDTYINSEVAQTFLSSRSKFYQGDLLDLQLSPERRRQWERIADWLKGEEIRYWNHRETFNPSFVRAMAQAALGHKGFKETILAIANHSCFQSAERLLDLGGGHGLYAIALKQLKPELEVIVFDLPQVEQVTQEYSRHYNAEVVFMAGDFHENELPAEQDIVLAFDIFYPSQTEKVLRKVYRSLKPGGYLFTKHWFLDNTRTSPKRAALFALQLRLANPTSYVYSLQEMEEMLVKIGYQIEGSTPVGDSASTLLTARKGEETDA, encoded by the coding sequence GTGCTTAAGGAAAAGTTGCTCAATTTTGAGCCACCGGTAGATGGAAACCCTCTGGTAGAAATGGCCAGGGGGTATCAGGAGTCTTTACTTCTGCACCAGGCTTTTAAAACAGGGGTATTTGACGCTCTGGCTGATGGGCCAAAAAACGCTGAAACAGTAGCTCGGGAAATTGGAGGTGTTCCCGAACGCGTTGTTTTGCTGTTAGATGCGCTGGCGGCTCTGGAGCTTATTGAGAAAAGAGGGGATACTTATATCAATTCCGAAGTTGCCCAAACATTTCTTTCCTCCCGAAGCAAATTTTATCAGGGTGATCTGCTTGATCTTCAGCTTTCTCCCGAACGGCGCCGCCAGTGGGAAAGAATTGCCGATTGGTTAAAAGGAGAAGAAATAAGGTACTGGAATCATCGTGAAACATTTAACCCTTCCTTTGTCCGGGCCATGGCGCAGGCCGCGCTGGGGCATAAAGGATTTAAAGAAACCATTTTAGCAATTGCCAACCATAGCTGCTTTCAGTCAGCGGAGCGACTTTTGGACCTGGGTGGAGGGCACGGCCTCTACGCTATTGCCTTGAAGCAACTTAAGCCAGAATTGGAAGTAATAGTCTTCGACCTTCCTCAGGTAGAACAGGTAACTCAGGAGTATTCCCGCCATTACAATGCAGAGGTTGTCTTCATGGCAGGTGATTTTCATGAAAACGAATTGCCTGCAGAGCAGGACATCGTTCTGGCCTTTGATATTTTCTATCCTTCGCAAACAGAGAAAGTTTTGAGAAAGGTCTACCGGTCACTGAAGCCGGGTGGCTACCTCTTTACCAAGCACTGGTTCCTGGATAACACCCGAACCAGCCCGAAGCGGGCAGCTCTTTTTGCCCTGCAATTGAGGCTCGCCAATCCAACGTCCTATGTTTACAGTTTGCAAGAAATGGAGGAAATGCTTGTCAAGATAGGTTATCAAATCGAAGGCTCTACTCCTGTTGGGGATTCAGCATCTACGTTGCTCACAGCAAGGAAAGGTGAGGAAACGGATGCGTAA
- a CDS encoding DUF4198 domain-containing protein: MNFIMYRDTTHLVVQGHEGWIDVAGTHYHAGHPVEVLLKWGHNMKPDGLCQKERLTAYVFDPEGNRKELSINEHDGESYAVSFIPEQEGFYQVVVEQSGIVTVTADGKHLLLPKKDCDNPLESSAFTQFARAILPVGHDLEGEVERVGNALELVPLRWKTWKAGDVINLEVLYQEKPVAGATVNLISADLLGAGGPLAKETGEDGYVSFPLQQPGNYLLLVRHVDYTERKEGYYDQRRLTATLPLIVIR, encoded by the coding sequence ATGAATTTTATAATGTATCGGGATACCACCCATTTGGTGGTGCAGGGTCACGAGGGATGGATTGATGTTGCGGGGACGCATTACCACGCCGGTCACCCTGTAGAGGTGCTTTTAAAGTGGGGGCACAATATGAAGCCTGATGGACTGTGTCAAAAAGAAAGGCTGACTGCCTACGTTTTCGATCCTGAGGGGAACCGGAAGGAATTAAGTATCAATGAACATGATGGAGAATCCTATGCTGTTTCGTTTATCCCGGAACAGGAGGGCTTTTACCAGGTTGTTGTAGAACAGAGTGGGATTGTGACGGTTACGGCAGACGGCAAACACCTGCTTTTGCCAAAGAAGGACTGCGACAACCCGCTGGAATCATCGGCCTTTACCCAGTTTGCGAGGGCGATATTGCCTGTGGGCCATGATTTAGAAGGCGAAGTGGAACGCGTGGGAAACGCTCTGGAACTGGTGCCGCTTCGGTGGAAAACGTGGAAAGCCGGGGATGTTATAAACTTAGAGGTTCTTTACCAGGAAAAGCCCGTAGCTGGAGCCACAGTTAACCTTATATCTGCTGATTTACTTGGTGCTGGTGGGCCTTTAGCAAAAGAAACTGGGGAGGACGGTTATGTAAGTTTTCCTTTACAACAGCCGGGGAATTACCTGCTTTTGGTCCGGCATGTGGACTATACTGAACGTAAAGAAGGCTATTACGACCAGCGCCGTTTGACAGCTACCTTACCGTTAATTGTAATTCGATGA
- a CDS encoding PadR family transcriptional regulator: protein MCGIAGDGCNCSDQHLKRGSLTIPSLLLLLKKKPSHGYELAERLSTLSFLEGVPDPGVIYRHLRHLEENGMVESRLEPGSGGPARKIYSLTPEGDSYLRTWALTIQQKKKSLEGFLLEFNRCLAQEAEKENLSSE, encoded by the coding sequence ATGTGCGGAATTGCTGGAGATGGCTGCAACTGTTCGGACCAGCACCTGAAACGCGGGAGCCTGACAATCCCGTCGCTCCTGCTGCTTTTGAAGAAAAAACCGTCGCATGGGTATGAACTTGCGGAGAGGTTGAGCACCTTATCGTTTCTGGAAGGAGTGCCGGATCCTGGCGTGATTTACCGCCACCTGCGGCATTTAGAGGAGAATGGGATGGTGGAGTCGCGCCTGGAGCCGGGAAGTGGGGGGCCGGCGCGCAAGATTTACTCGCTGACTCCGGAGGGAGACAGTTATCTCCGGACATGGGCCTTGACGATTCAACAGAAAAAGAAATCTTTAGAGGGTTTTCTCCTTGAATTTAATCGGTGCCTTGCACAAGAGGCGGAAAAGGAAAATTTGAGCAGCGAGTAA
- a CDS encoding ATP-binding cassette domain-containing protein, with the protein MNFEAIQARNLFKKYGNVQAVAGVTFSVAAGEVFGFLGPNGAGKTTTQRILTGIVEPDQGEVLIMGYHLKKQPYHAKRMMGVVPELANVYVDLSAWDNLLFIGELYGVPKKMRAKRADELLEIFGLKEKRHFKARGFSKGMKQRLLLGMALMSDPEVLILDEPTSGLDVQSTHLIRDLIKKFNERGKTVFLTTHNIEEAGQLCDRVAIINQGKLVAVDRPEKLKCMLQRLQSVVVAFHPQVVESQLLAALKGVNQVKKSGDRFILYTDHPGDVVLAVAELARRENLKILSLHTQGPTLEDVFLHLTDQQ; encoded by the coding sequence GTGAACTTCGAAGCAATCCAGGCAAGGAACCTGTTTAAAAAATATGGAAATGTTCAGGCCGTTGCCGGGGTTACTTTCTCGGTAGCGGCCGGAGAAGTATTCGGTTTTTTGGGTCCAAACGGAGCCGGAAAAACTACCACCCAGCGAATCCTGACGGGGATCGTTGAGCCGGATCAGGGAGAAGTTTTAATCATGGGCTATCACTTGAAAAAGCAGCCGTATCATGCAAAGCGGATGATGGGTGTGGTGCCGGAACTGGCCAATGTCTATGTTGATTTATCCGCCTGGGACAATCTTTTGTTTATCGGAGAACTTTATGGAGTCCCTAAAAAGATGCGTGCGAAGCGGGCAGATGAACTTCTCGAGATCTTCGGATTAAAGGAAAAGCGGCACTTTAAAGCCAGGGGCTTTTCCAAGGGGATGAAGCAGCGGCTGCTGCTTGGCATGGCGCTGATGAGCGATCCGGAAGTTCTTATTTTAGATGAACCTACCTCAGGGCTTGATGTTCAAAGCACCCACCTGATCAGGGATCTGATTAAGAAATTTAATGAGAGGGGAAAAACCGTTTTCCTGACCACCCACAACATCGAGGAAGCCGGCCAACTCTGCGACCGGGTTGCCATCATTAATCAGGGAAAACTGGTGGCTGTGGACCGGCCGGAAAAACTGAAATGTATGCTGCAGCGCCTTCAGTCGGTTGTGGTGGCTTTTCATCCACAGGTGGTTGAATCACAACTCCTCGCCGCTCTTAAGGGTGTAAATCAGGTGAAGAAGTCGGGTGACAGGTTTATCCTCTACACCGATCACCCGGGGGATGTTGTATTGGCGGTTGCCGAACTGGCCAGGCGGGAAAACTTAAAGATCCTTTCCCTGCACACCCAGGGACCAACCCTGGAAGATGTTTTTCTACACCTGACGGATCAGCAATAA